One Obesumbacterium proteus DNA window includes the following coding sequences:
- the mlaC gene encoding phospholipid-binding protein MlaC has protein sequence MFKRMLMVALLAVAPLVPTLANAAVDQTNPYKLMDAAAKQTFDRLKNEQPKIKQDPNYLRTIVHEELMPYVQVKYAGALVLGQYYRGATPEQREAYFKAFQSYLEQAYGQALAMYHGQTYNIAPERALGDATIVPIRVTIIDPQGRPPVRLDFQWRKNSQTGNWQAFDMIAEGVSMITTKQNEWASILRQNGVDGLTKQLISSAQQPITLDQK, from the coding sequence ATGTTTAAACGTATGTTAATGGTGGCACTGCTGGCGGTAGCCCCACTGGTTCCAACACTGGCAAATGCTGCCGTCGATCAGACAAACCCTTACAAGCTGATGGATGCCGCAGCCAAGCAAACTTTTGATCGTCTTAAAAACGAACAGCCTAAAATCAAGCAGGATCCTAACTATCTGCGCACCATCGTGCATGAAGAGTTGATGCCGTATGTGCAGGTCAAATACGCAGGCGCGCTGGTACTGGGTCAGTATTATCGTGGTGCGACGCCTGAACAGCGCGAAGCGTACTTCAAGGCATTCCAGTCATACTTAGAACAGGCTTATGGTCAGGCTCTGGCGATGTATCATGGCCAGACCTACAACATTGCACCAGAGCGCGCTTTGGGCGATGCGACCATTGTACCTATTCGCGTCACCATCATTGACCCACAGGGGCGCCCTCCGGTTCGCCTGGATTTCCAATGGCGTAAAAACAGCCAAACGGGCAACTGGCAGGCATTTGATATGATCGCAGAAGGCGTCAGCATGATCACCACCAAACAAAATGAGTGGGCATCTATTCTGCGTCAGAACGGCGTTGATGGCTTAACCAAACAGCTGATCTCGTCTGCGCAACAGCCGATTACGTTGGACCAAAAATAA
- the mlaF gene encoding phospholipid ABC transporter ATP-binding protein MlaF has protein sequence MNQQATNLVEINGMSFSRGNRQIFTDITMTVPKGKITAIMGPSGIGKTTLLRLIGGQIRPDKGEIWFDGQNIPSLSRHKLFEARKKMSMLFQSGALFTDLTVFDNVAFPLREHTQLPESLIRTTVLMKLEAVGLRGAGGLMPSELSGGMARRAALARAIALDPEMILFDEPFVGQDPITMGVLVKLIDELNHSLGITCVVVSHDVPEVLSIADYAYIVADQRVVAQGGSAELSGNSDPRVRQFLDGIADGPVPFRYPAGDYRSALLGLAPLGSGSK, from the coding sequence ATGAATCAACAGGCAACAAATTTGGTGGAAATCAACGGCATGAGTTTTAGCCGTGGTAACCGGCAAATTTTTACCGATATAACGATGACCGTCCCGAAAGGAAAAATTACCGCCATCATGGGGCCTTCGGGGATTGGTAAAACTACGCTACTGCGTTTGATTGGCGGGCAGATCCGCCCAGATAAAGGTGAAATTTGGTTCGACGGGCAGAATATCCCATCGCTTTCGCGTCATAAGCTGTTTGAAGCTCGCAAAAAAATGAGCATGCTATTTCAATCTGGCGCGCTGTTTACCGATCTGACCGTATTCGATAACGTGGCGTTTCCGCTGCGTGAACATACCCAACTGCCAGAATCGTTAATCCGCACGACGGTATTGATGAAGTTAGAGGCGGTAGGGCTGCGCGGTGCCGGCGGTTTAATGCCGTCAGAGCTGTCGGGTGGGATGGCGCGCCGCGCCGCGCTGGCTCGTGCCATTGCGCTTGATCCTGAAATGATTTTGTTCGATGAACCTTTTGTTGGACAAGATCCAATAACAATGGGTGTGTTGGTCAAATTGATTGATGAGCTAAATCACTCGCTGGGGATTACCTGCGTGGTGGTGTCGCACGACGTGCCTGAAGTATTGAGTATTGCGGATTACGCCTATATTGTGGCGGATCAGCGCGTTGTGGCTCAAGGCGGCTCAGCGGAGCTCAGCGGTAATAGCGATCCGCGAGTACGACAATTCCTTGACGGCATCGCGGATGGTCCCGTGCCATTCCGCTATCCGGCTGGCGATTATCGCTCCGCGCTGCTTGGATTAGCCCCATTAGGATCAGGGAGTAAGTGA
- the mlaE gene encoding lipid asymmetry maintenance ABC transporter permease subunit MlaE produces the protein MLLNALASFGRRGINVCASFGRAGLMMFNALIGKPEFAKQWPLLRKQLYSVGVQSLLIIVVSGLFIGMVLGLQGYLILTTYSAEASLGMMVALSLLRELGPVVTALLFAGRAGSAVTAEIGLMKATEQISSMEMMAVDPLRRIVAPRFWAGLISMPLLTAIFVAVGIWGGSVVGVDWKSIDSGFFWSAMQGSVDFHTDLVNCMIKSVVFAITIMWIALFNGYDAIPTSEGISRATTRTVVHSSLAVLGLDFVLTALMFGN, from the coding sequence ATGCTGTTAAATGCGTTGGCGTCGTTTGGACGCCGAGGAATCAACGTCTGTGCTTCATTTGGGCGCGCAGGCTTGATGATGTTTAATGCCTTGATAGGTAAACCAGAATTTGCCAAGCAATGGCCGCTGCTGCGTAAACAGCTTTACAGCGTTGGCGTGCAGTCTCTGCTTATCATCGTGGTTTCTGGTTTGTTTATCGGCATGGTGCTCGGTTTACAGGGCTATCTCATTTTAACCACCTACAGCGCTGAGGCGAGTCTTGGCATGATGGTGGCGTTGTCGCTGCTGCGTGAACTGGGCCCGGTTGTCACCGCGTTGCTGTTTGCTGGCCGTGCCGGTTCCGCGGTGACGGCGGAAATTGGTTTGATGAAAGCCACAGAGCAGATCTCCAGCATGGAGATGATGGCCGTCGATCCGCTACGTCGTATCGTTGCACCACGCTTTTGGGCTGGCCTTATCAGTATGCCTTTGTTGACGGCGATTTTTGTGGCCGTTGGTATCTGGGGCGGATCGGTGGTGGGCGTCGATTGGAAAAGCATTGATAGCGGTTTCTTCTGGTCCGCGATGCAAGGCTCGGTCGATTTCCATACGGATTTAGTCAACTGCATGATTAAGAGCGTGGTGTTTGCCATTACTATTATGTGGATTGCCTTGTTCAACGGATATGATGCGATACCCACTTCTGAAGGGATTAGTCGCGCAACCACGCGCACCGTCGTGCATTCGTCACTGGCGGTCTTGGGATTAGATTTTGTGCTGACAGCACTGATGTTTGGGAACTGA
- the mlaD gene encoding outer membrane lipid asymmetry maintenance protein MlaD, which translates to MQTKKSEIWVGVFMLIALCAVVFLCLQVANVKSLGNEPTYRIYATFDNIGGLKARSPIKIGGVVIGRVADITLDPKTYLPRVAMDIDEQYNQIPDTSSLAIRTSGLLGEQFLALNVGFEDPDMGTSILKDGGTIQDTKSAMVLEDLIGQFLYKSGNDDANKKDSTSGDASAPAEAPAAH; encoded by the coding sequence ATGCAAACGAAAAAAAGTGAAATTTGGGTTGGCGTATTCATGCTTATCGCGCTGTGTGCGGTAGTATTCCTGTGCTTGCAGGTTGCAAACGTTAAATCGCTGGGCAATGAACCAACCTATCGTATCTATGCGACATTCGATAACATCGGTGGTTTGAAAGCACGCTCGCCAATCAAAATCGGCGGCGTCGTGATTGGGCGCGTTGCGGATATTACCTTAGATCCTAAAACGTACCTGCCTCGCGTCGCGATGGATATCGACGAGCAATATAACCAGATCCCAGATACCAGCTCATTGGCTATTCGCACGTCAGGGCTGCTGGGTGAGCAATTCCTCGCATTAAACGTGGGCTTTGAAGATCCTGATATGGGAACGTCTATCCTTAAAGATGGCGGCACTATTCAAGACACCAAGTCGGCGATGGTATTGGAAGATTTGATTGGCCAGTTCTTATATAAGAGCGGCAACGATGACGCCAACAAGAAAGACAGCACTTCGGGCGACGCATCTGCGCCAGCTGAAGCTCCGGCAGCACATTAA
- a CDS encoding calcium/sodium antiporter produces MLLATLLLIVGLILLVYGADRLVYGAAAIARSFGVPPMIIGMTIVGIGTSLPELTVSLTAVMNNQINTAVGTVIGSNIANILLILGSAAILRPLSVRSDILRRELPLMLGVTILCGFVLYDNQLTRVDGALLILAFAAFMWLMLKMARLAMRDGNDPLTDEQMAELPKDTSNTVALLWIALGLIILPLSAKIIVDNSTVIARYFGVSELVIGLTIIAIGTSLPELATSIAGAIKGEHDIVLGNIIGSNIFNILIVLGLPALISQGDTQFDPSAFSRDYWVMLGVSVMLTALCIRRKHKIGRKAGALLLCGFVAYVVLLFIHQPIDMY; encoded by the coding sequence ATGCTGCTCGCCACCCTATTGTTGATCGTTGGTTTAATACTATTAGTTTATGGCGCAGACCGCTTAGTTTACGGTGCCGCAGCTATAGCTCGCTCATTCGGCGTCCCACCGATGATTATTGGGATGACCATCGTGGGGATAGGCACATCCCTGCCCGAGCTGACGGTTTCCCTTACCGCGGTAATGAATAATCAAATAAACACCGCAGTCGGTACTGTCATTGGTTCAAACATCGCGAATATTTTACTTATTTTAGGCAGCGCCGCGATATTACGCCCACTTTCAGTTCGGTCTGATATTCTCAGGCGCGAACTGCCGTTAATGTTAGGCGTCACTATCTTGTGTGGTTTTGTCCTTTATGACAATCAGCTCACGCGGGTGGACGGCGCACTTTTGATTCTCGCCTTTGCGGCTTTTATGTGGCTGATGTTAAAGATGGCGCGACTGGCGATGCGCGACGGCAACGATCCGCTCACCGATGAGCAGATGGCAGAACTTCCCAAGGATACCAGCAATACGGTGGCTTTATTATGGATTGCCTTGGGACTGATTATTTTACCGCTGTCAGCCAAGATAATCGTTGATAATTCAACGGTAATCGCCCGTTATTTCGGCGTGAGTGAATTGGTGATTGGCCTAACCATTATCGCCATTGGTACAAGCCTACCAGAACTCGCGACGTCCATCGCAGGAGCGATAAAAGGCGAGCACGATATCGTGTTGGGTAATATTATTGGCTCCAATATTTTCAATATTTTGATTGTACTTGGTCTTCCAGCCCTCATATCACAAGGGGATACCCAATTCGATCCTAGCGCCTTTAGCCGCGACTACTGGGTCATGCTTGGTGTGAGTGTGATGCTGACGGCCCTGTGTATTAGGCGAAAGCACAAAATTGGACGAAAAGCCGGGGCGCTGCTGCTGTGCGGATTCGTTGCCTACGTCGTGCTGCTGTTCATACATCAGCCAATCGATATGTATTAA
- the ibaG gene encoding BolA family iron metabolism protein IbaG, with product MDNNEIKDVLMNALSLQEAHVTGDGSHFQVIVVGEQFAGMSRVKKQQTVYAPLMEYIADNRIHALSIKAFTPEEWQRDRKLNAL from the coding sequence ATGGACAACAACGAAATTAAAGATGTGTTGATGAACGCATTATCCCTGCAGGAAGCCCATGTAACCGGTGACGGCAGCCACTTTCAGGTGATTGTTGTCGGCGAACAGTTTGCTGGTATGAGCCGTGTTAAAAAACAACAGACGGTGTATGCACCGCTGATGGAATACATCGCAGATAACAGAATTCACGCACTGTCGATCAAGGCTTTCACTCCTGAAGAATGGCAGCGCGATCGCAAGCTTAATGCGTTGTGA
- the mlaB gene encoding lipid asymmetry maintenance protein MlaB: MTPNVLQWRSEEETLKLIGILDRDSLMSFWDDRHTLLEGKKRLDLSELARVDSAGLAMLVHVQNTPAAGSSPILITGVSERLRTLIALYNLNDILIAEGAELAS, from the coding sequence ATGACGCCGAATGTCCTGCAATGGCGTAGCGAAGAAGAGACGCTCAAGCTGATTGGTATTCTCGATCGAGATTCACTCATGAGCTTTTGGGACGATCGCCACACGTTGCTAGAAGGTAAGAAACGTCTGGATTTAAGCGAGTTGGCGCGCGTGGACTCTGCGGGCCTCGCCATGCTGGTTCACGTGCAAAACACGCCTGCCGCTGGCAGCTCTCCGATATTGATTACCGGTGTGAGTGAGCGTTTACGCACGCTGATTGCGCTCTATAACCTCAATGACATCCTGATCGCTGAAGGGGCTGAATTAGCCTCCTAA
- the kdsD gene encoding arabinose-5-phosphate isomerase KdsD yields the protein MSHLDLQPGFDFQHVGKQVLQTEREGLAQLDQYINQDFTHACEAILACMGKVVVMGMGKSGHIGRKIAATLASTGTPAFFVHPGEASHGDLGMVTSHDIVLAISNSGESHEIQALIPVLKRQKVKLICMTNNPESSMGKASDIHLCVKVPQEACPLGLAPTTSTTATLVMGDALAVALLQARGFTAEDFALSHPGGALGRKLLLRVSDIMHTGSELPHVSRDASLRDALLEITRKNLGLTVICDDLMKIEGIFTDGDLRRIFDLGVDLNNAKIADVMTSGGIRIRPNALAVDALNLMQARHITSLLVADGDQLIGVVHMHDMLRAGVV from the coding sequence ATGTCACATTTGGATTTACAGCCGGGATTTGATTTCCAGCATGTGGGAAAGCAGGTTCTTCAGACTGAACGCGAAGGACTGGCACAGCTAGATCAATATATTAATCAGGACTTCACCCACGCCTGCGAGGCGATTCTGGCCTGTATGGGGAAAGTTGTCGTCATGGGCATGGGCAAATCCGGTCATATTGGCCGAAAAATTGCCGCCACGCTCGCCAGCACAGGAACCCCGGCGTTCTTTGTGCACCCAGGTGAAGCTAGCCACGGCGATCTCGGCATGGTCACCTCCCATGATATCGTGCTGGCGATTTCTAACTCTGGCGAATCTCACGAGATACAAGCGCTGATTCCGGTTCTAAAACGCCAAAAAGTTAAGCTTATCTGCATGACGAATAACCCTGAAAGTTCAATGGGTAAAGCTTCAGATATCCATCTGTGTGTTAAAGTCCCGCAGGAAGCCTGCCCATTAGGGTTAGCGCCAACCACCAGTACGACCGCAACGCTGGTCATGGGCGATGCGCTGGCCGTTGCACTGCTGCAAGCACGTGGTTTCACCGCCGAAGATTTTGCACTGTCGCATCCTGGCGGCGCATTGGGCCGTAAATTATTACTGCGCGTGAGCGACATCATGCACACCGGTAGCGAATTACCACACGTCAGCCGCGATGCTTCTCTGCGCGATGCCCTGTTGGAAATTACGCGTAAAAATCTTGGGTTAACCGTCATCTGTGATGATTTGATGAAAATCGAAGGGATTTTCACCGATGGTGACCTACGCCGGATTTTTGATTTGGGTGTTGATTTAAACAATGCGAAAATTGCCGACGTGATGACATCCGGCGGAATTCGTATTCGTCCAAACGCTCTAGCGGTTGATGCATTAAACCTGATGCAGGCACGTCATATCACGTCGTTGTTGGTTGCCGACGGCGATCAACTGATCGGCGTCGTTCATATGCATGATATGCTGCGCGCTGGCGTGGTTTAA